In a single window of the Nicotiana tomentosiformis chromosome 10, ASM39032v3, whole genome shotgun sequence genome:
- the LOC138899641 gene encoding agamous-like MADS-box protein AGL62, whose translation MAKQPSMGRKKIKIAKIEMKNHLQVTFSKRRSGLFKKASELCTLCGVEIAIIVFSPAKKVYSFGHPNVESIIDRFLLGNPHPIISNRLHFVEGQRHVNILDLNLKLTQILAQLEVEKKKGETLDQMRKTRQNEYWWEAPISKLALHELEHLKDSMEDLNKNVTTHQNSICSSFIANGVGIFDNYDIKPFMDASNYTHNHTLDYDHGFF comes from the coding sequence ATGGCAAAACAGCCTAGCATGGGAAGGAAAAAGATAAAAATTGCAAAAATAGAGATGAAGAATCACCTCCAAGTTACCTTCTCCAAACGTCGTTCAGGACTTTTCAAGAAAGCTAGTGAACTATGTACACTGTGTGGAGTTGAAATCGCCATTATAGTTTTCTCCCCTGCAAAAAAGGTTTACTCCTTTGGCCACCCTAATGTTGAGTCCATTATTGATAGGTTTCTTTTAGGAAATCCTCATCCAATAATCTCCAATCGACTTCATTTCGTCGAGGGTCAACGACATGTCAATATCCTTGACCTCAACTTGAAACTCACTCAAATTCTTGCTCAGCTTGAAGTTGAGAAGAAAAAGGGAGAAACACTTGATCAAATGAGGAAAACTAGGCAAAACGAATATTGGTGGGAAGCCCCTATAAGTAAACTTGCTTTACATGAGCTTGAGCATTTAAAGGATTCAATGGAAGACTTGAACAAGAATGTAACCACTCATCAGAATAGTATTTGTTCCTCTTTCATTGCAAATGGTGTTGGGATTTTTGATAACTATGACATCAAGCCATTTATGGATGCATCAAATTACACTCATAACCATACCTTGGATTATGATCATGGATTCTTTTAA